A single Haladaptatus sp. R4 DNA region contains:
- a CDS encoding HAMP domain-containing sensor histidine kinase — translation MPTEGDCRNSSKTCFEVVVEHAGEETTVRVGSLPDGFFVEDDGPGITPEEREAVFEHGHTTAEGGSGLGLSIVKGIANAHGWSIRIHEGTDGGACFRIRRA, via the coding sequence ATGCCGACCGAGGGCGACTGCAGGAACTCTTCGAAAACCTGTTTCGAGGTCGTCGTCGAGCACGCCGGAGAGGAGACGACGGTTCGTGTCGGGTCCCTCCCGGACGGTTTTTTCGTCGAGGACGACGGTCCCGGGATCACTCCGGAGGAACGCGAGGCCGTCTTCGAGCACGGCCACACGACGGCCGAAGGTGGCTCCGGACTCGGCCTCTCCATCGTCAAGGGAATCGCAAACGCACACGGCTGGTCCATTCGAATCCACGAGGGAACGGACGGCGGGGCGTGCTTTCGGATTCGA